A stretch of Mobula birostris isolate sMobBir1 chromosome 2, sMobBir1.hap1, whole genome shotgun sequence DNA encodes these proteins:
- the LOC140211179 gene encoding axonemal dynein light intermediate polypeptide 1-like: MISKQDRDSFPDLVLLRLAVALKAHTKVSPTKCVLTGARKAEESNKQSIECILNAILPPREWSENGQMWIQQISTVPAIRTDVINLQDSLDRKLQQRQARETGICPIRRELYAQCFDELIRQVTINCPERGLLLLRVRNEILMTLAAYETLYESSVAFGLRKALQGDLGKISLRQQIEELKQEITTLQNEISEMKDKYNAAEKRFTERKQLDDKKNSEEIVNLRKINQQLKLQLEAVITYRR, translated from the exons ATGATCTCGAAGCAGGATAGAGATAGTTTTCCAGACCTAGTCTTGCTCCGTCTGGCTGTAGCTCTCAAA GCACACACAAAAGTAAGCCCGACAAAATGTGTTCTTACAGGAGCAAGGAAAGCAGAAGAaagtaataaacagtcaatagAATGCATTTTGAATGCAATATTACCTCCAAG AGAATGGTCGGAGAATGGGCAGATGTGGATTCAACAAATATCTACTGTTCCAGCCATTCGAACAGATGTGATAAATCTGCAGGACAGCTTAGATAGAAAGCTGCAGCAAAGGCAGGCTCGGGAAACGGGCATTTGCCCTATTCGCCGGGAGTTGTATGCACAATGCTTTG ATGAGCTGATTAGGCAGGTCACCATCAACTGTCCAGAACGTGGACTGCTGCTCCTTAGAGTGCGTAATGAGATCCTCATGACTCTCGCGGCGTATGAGACCTTGTATGAAAGTAGTGTTGCATTTGGATTGAGGAAGGCTCTGCAAGGAGATTTAGGAAAAATTTCACTGCGCCAACAG ATTGAAGAACTTAAACAAGAAATAACCACTCTTCAAAATGAAATCAGTGAAATGAAGGATAAATATAATGCAGCTGAGAAACGATTTACTGAGAGGAAACAGCTGGATGATAAGAAAAATTCAGAAGAAATTGTTAACCTTAGAAAAATCAATCAACAATTGAAG